The DNA sequence GTTTTCAGAAGCTTCTTTTAGAGCGGCTTTGATTTCATCCCAAGAAGCGCTTTTTTCTAAACGACATGTTAAATCTACTACAGATACATCAACAGTTGGAACTCTAAATGCCATACCTGTTAATTTTCCGTTTAACTCAGGAATCACTTTTCCTACTGCTTTTGCTGCTCCTGTAGATGCAGGTACAATGTTATTTAAAGATGCACGACCTAATCTGAAATCTTTTTTAGATGGACCATCAACAGTAAATTGTGTTGCTGTTGCTGCATGAACTGTAGTCATTAAGCCTTCTGCAATTCCAAATTTATCATTAATTACTTTAGCCAATGGGGCTAAACAGTTTGTTGTGCAAGATGCATTAGACACTATTGTATCTGCAGCAGTAATGTCTTTATGGTTTACTCCCATTACAAACATTGGTGCATCAGCGGAAGGTGCAGAAATTGCAACTTTTTTAGCACCCGCTTTTATGTGTTTACCTGCACCTTCTAAATTTGTAAAGATACCTGTACAATCTAAAACAACATCTGCTCCAACTGCATCCCATTTTAAATCTTCTGGATTGCGTTCTGCAGTAATTCTAATTTCTTTACCATTAACTACTAAGTTTCCGTTTTTAGTATCGATAGTGCCATCGAACTGCCCGTGAACAGAATCATATTTTAATAAATATGCTAAATGATCAACATCTAACAAATCATTAATTCCGACAACTTCAATATTTGGTCTATTAACAGCTACTCTAAAAGCTATTCTACCAATTCTACCAAATCCGTTAATTCCAATTTTTACTTTTGACATAATCTTGTTTATAAATGTTAAGTGCTCATAATGTCTGAAACACGCAATAATTCTAAGTTAATTTTTGTTTTTCCTTTAATTGCTTTATCTAAAGGTGTTAATTCCATTTTACCATTTAAAAGACCAACCATGTAGTTACTTTTATATTCTAAAATAGTTTCAACGGCTTTTACACCCATTCTACTTGCTAAAACACGGTCAAAGCACGATGGAGCTCCACCACGCTGCATATGGCCAAGTACTGAAACTCGAACATCATAACCCTCCATGTTTTCATCAACATAATCTTTTAGTTCAAAAATATTTTTTCCTATTTTATCCCCCTCGGCCACAATGACAATACTTGAAGATTTTCCTGACTGCCTACTTTTATTTAAAGAATCAACAAGCCTATCTAAACCTAAATCCTCTTCTGGTATTAGAATTTCTTCAGCACCACCAGCTATACCTGCATTTAAAGCAATATGACCAACATCACGCCCCATAACTTCTACAAAGAAAAGTCTGTTGTGTGAACTGGCTGTATCTCTAATTTTATCAATAGCATCTACAACTGTATTTAAAGCTGTATCAAAACCTAATGTATGTGAAGTTCCAAAAATATCGTTGTCTATAGTTCCAGGAATTCCCATAACAGGAAAACCAAACTCTTCATTAAATATTAAGGCTCCAGTAAAAGAACCGTCTCCTCCAATAACCACAAGGCCATCAACGCCTTCTGCCACTAAGTTTTCAAATGCTTTCTTTCTTCCTTCTTTAGTTCTAAAACTTTTAGAACGCGCAGATTTTAATATTGTACCACCTTTGTTAATTATACCTTTAACGCTTCTTGCATCCATTTGCTTAAAATCGGCATCAATTAAGCCTTCATATCCCCGATAAACACCAAGACATTCTACACTATGATAAGCACAGGTTCTAACTACAGCACGTATGGCAGCATTCATTCCTGGTGAATCGCCCCCAGACGTTAAAACTGCTAATTTTTTTATTGTTTTTGGCATGTTAGTTTTTAAAAATTCCATGTAAAATTAAGAAACTTAAACAATATATTGATAGGTTTATTCCTTTTTTATGAGAGTATTATTACTATAACGTTTTAGTTATCATAAATAACTTTCGTAATTAGAAATTATTAATAATTGATACCAAAATTTATTAATATCAATTATTAGTAGCCGATTTAAAATTGAGGAATTCTGGCAATGAATCATCACTAGAAAATTTTTTTTCCTCATTAAAAATAGTCTCTGAACTTACAGGGCTTGCTGATTTTGAAAACAAGTTCTGGATAAGTTCCTTAAAGGTATTAAAATCTACATCATACGAAAGACCAACACCTTGCGTATACCCTATGGCTTCACCAAAATTTCTAATACTATTTTCTCTATTAAATATTTTTGCTGTAAGCGTTCCTTCTTCATTTAAAAGGAAATCAATTTCTACATTACCAGCTACTACCGTTTCATTTGCATCTGCACCACCTACAGGCACCCCTACTTTACCATTTATTAATACCCTATCACTTATTTGTGTCTGTAAAGTTAAGGCAAATCTATCGTCTGTTTTATAATCTGGTCTATTTTCTCCCACCTCATAATTTACACCAATATTAAGTTTACTATCATCATTTGTAAATATGCCATTGATGATACCGTTAAGCCGCTCAGCAATAGTACCCGTAAAATTAAGTTCATTTAAGCCCCTTGAAAAAGCTCCTGTTGAAAGTAAATATAGCGCTTGGTTTTGCCTGTCATCTCCAGATTCTAATCGGTATTGTAACTCAGACTTAATAGTAGAATTTACATTAGGAAATTCAAAATCAAAATAAGGTTTAGGCTGTTCTAAATCACCTGTTAACGTAATATTAAGTTCTACGGGAATACTCCTGTTTATTGGACTATCAAGCAATGCTGATGGGTTTGCTTGAGTTCTATAAATTGCAAGCATATCAATTTGTGCTTTTAGTGGGTCGCCTTCCCAAGCTAAAGTCCCCCCAGGTTGTACTCTAAACTGTTTTTGAACAATACCACCGTAAGCAAAATTATATACACCGTCAAATACAGAAAAATCTCCCCACATATTAAACTTCCCATTGGTGTTTATTTCTACCAAAATACCACCTCGTCCACTTCCACGTAAAGAATGTCCTGTACTTTTATCAATAATAATTTCTAACAAGGCATCTTCTGTAACGTCTA is a window from the Pseudalgibacter alginicilyticus genome containing:
- the pfkA gene encoding 6-phosphofructokinase, with the protein product MPKTIKKLAVLTSGGDSPGMNAAIRAVVRTCAYHSVECLGVYRGYEGLIDADFKQMDARSVKGIINKGGTILKSARSKSFRTKEGRKKAFENLVAEGVDGLVVIGGDGSFTGALIFNEEFGFPVMGIPGTIDNDIFGTSHTLGFDTALNTVVDAIDKIRDTASSHNRLFFVEVMGRDVGHIALNAGIAGGAEEILIPEEDLGLDRLVDSLNKSRQSGKSSSIVIVAEGDKIGKNIFELKDYVDENMEGYDVRVSVLGHMQRGGAPSCFDRVLASRMGVKAVETILEYKSNYMVGLLNGKMELTPLDKAIKGKTKINLELLRVSDIMST
- the gap gene encoding type I glyceraldehyde-3-phosphate dehydrogenase, giving the protein MSKVKIGINGFGRIGRIAFRVAVNRPNIEVVGINDLLDVDHLAYLLKYDSVHGQFDGTIDTKNGNLVVNGKEIRITAERNPEDLKWDAVGADVVLDCTGIFTNLEGAGKHIKAGAKKVAISAPSADAPMFVMGVNHKDITAADTIVSNASCTTNCLAPLAKVINDKFGIAEGLMTTVHAATATQFTVDGPSKKDFRLGRASLNNIVPASTGAAKAVGKVIPELNGKLTGMAFRVPTVDVSVVDLTCRLEKSASWDEIKAALKEASENELDGILGYTEEGVVSQDFVSEPKTSTFDANASMALNDNFVKLVSWYDNEFGYSSKLVDLATHISSI